A region from the Lepidochelys kempii isolate rLepKem1 chromosome 16, rLepKem1.hap2, whole genome shotgun sequence genome encodes:
- the SLC31A1 gene encoding high affinity copper uptake protein 1 isoform X3 yields the protein MSSHHTNHVMNSSMESTSEHYHLTSEHHHPTTSPGHNHGEGMMMMDGCLCVPRSLLLRDKPKEETNRTPLAIAYSPQLKPLQRIISDPQPILDNDPSLSQAFGGRPVLAHRQPANLKHILTSNDTSHHSNSNSGTNPRNKPRCQLCPHIYTSNTITGPNQISHTITGSFTCMSTKVIYAIMCQQCPSAMYIGQTGQSLCKRINGHKSDIRNGNIQRPVGEHVNLPGHTITDLKAAILQQRNFRTRLQRETAELQFLCKFDASSSGLNKDSDWLANYKSSFSSLGVHTSIARRQPHPP from the exons ATGTCCAGCCACCACACAAACCATGTGATGAACAGCTCCATGGAATCAACCTCTGAGCATTATCATCTGACCTCGGAACATCATCACCCTACAACATCACCGGGGCACAATCATGGAGAagggatgatgatgatg gatggctgcctctgtgtacccagaagcctcctgctgcgagacaagcccaaggaagaaaccaacagaactccactggccatcgcctacagcccccagctaaaacctctccaacgcatcatcagcgatccacaacccatcctggacaacgacccctcactttcacaggccttcggaggcaggccagtcctcgcccacagacaacccgccaacctgaagcatattctcaccagcaacgacacatcgcaccatagtaactctaactcggGAACCAATCCacgcaacaaacctcgatgccaactctgcccacatatctacaccagcaacaccatcacaggacctaaccagatcagccacaccatcaccggctcattcacctgcatgtccaccaaagtaatatacgccatcatgtgccagcaatgcccctctgctatgtacatcggccaaactggacagtccctctgtaaaaggataaatggacacaaatcagatattaggaatggcaatatacagagacctgtaggagaacacgtcaatctccctggacacacaataacagatttaaaggcagccatcctgcagcaaagaaacttcaggaccagacttcaaagagaaactgctgagcttcagttcctttgcaaatttgacgccagcagctcaggattaaacaaagacagtgactggctagccaactacaaaagcagtttctcctcccttggggtTCACACCTCAATTGCTAGAAGAcagcctcatcctccctga
- the SLC31A1 gene encoding high affinity copper uptake protein 1 isoform X2 → MSGVSCRWPVRSGSHCPACAIIDKSAVKMSSHHTNHVMNSSMESTSEHYHLTSEHHHPTTSPGHNHGEGMMMMDGCLCVPRSLLLRDKPKEETNRTPLAIAYSPQLKPLQRIISDPQPILDNDPSLSQAFGGRPVLAHRQPANLKHILTSNDTSHHSNSNSGTNPRNKPRCQLCPHIYTSNTITGPNQISHTITGSFTCMSTKVIYAIMCQQCPSAMYIGQTGQSLCKRINGHKSDIRNGNIQRPVGEHVNLPGHTITDLKAAILQQRNFRTRLQRETAELQFLCKFDASSSGLNKDSDWLANYKSSFSSLGVHTSIARRQPHPP, encoded by the exons GCTCCCACTGTCCTGCGTGCGCCATCATTGACAAGTCTGCAGTAAAGATGTCCAGCCACCACACAAACCATGTGATGAACAGCTCCATGGAATCAACCTCTGAGCATTATCATCTGACCTCGGAACATCATCACCCTACAACATCACCGGGGCACAATCATGGAGAagggatgatgatgatg gatggctgcctctgtgtacccagaagcctcctgctgcgagacaagcccaaggaagaaaccaacagaactccactggccatcgcctacagcccccagctaaaacctctccaacgcatcatcagcgatccacaacccatcctggacaacgacccctcactttcacaggccttcggaggcaggccagtcctcgcccacagacaacccgccaacctgaagcatattctcaccagcaacgacacatcgcaccatagtaactctaactcggGAACCAATCCacgcaacaaacctcgatgccaactctgcccacatatctacaccagcaacaccatcacaggacctaaccagatcagccacaccatcaccggctcattcacctgcatgtccaccaaagtaatatacgccatcatgtgccagcaatgcccctctgctatgtacatcggccaaactggacagtccctctgtaaaaggataaatggacacaaatcagatattaggaatggcaatatacagagacctgtaggagaacacgtcaatctccctggacacacaataacagatttaaaggcagccatcctgcagcaaagaaacttcaggaccagacttcaaagagaaactgctgagcttcagttcctttgcaaatttgacgccagcagctcaggattaaacaaagacagtgactggctagccaactacaaaagcagtttctcctcccttggggtTCACACCTCAATTGCTAGAAGAcagcctcatcctccctga